The Penicillium oxalicum strain HP7-1 chromosome IV, whole genome shotgun sequence genome contains a region encoding:
- a CDS encoding MYND-type zinc finger protein samB, whose product MREVNFSIPNVNKASVNITTTLYDRRALDCTSTLPLINSLNHLAYLTTSSARIRDILTVDGGIERLVCILKEGRSKDLMEMWKWSLAFQCVVNIGVRGSESVRTRVVEADMVPVIATILDNYIKVVDKVRSRAEPDSHKHTSGRHAAKTTSSGRDASDRIAPPDSNNHTETRPPSRRQAPPSIEIPQPFYQDTQPTDSDAMDITSPPRAPMTSPPERSTFRHDVHNHRAHDVRLSRTSHRLRAMQPLATAMPSIDTNETFGLRPVRDTERLPSMPPGLQTGLISQPDSPTTPSVNVHSQSRTPPQPVPAPPHPIIRQQPSASGESDDANGEDSAMGDDVVLGENPGPIVALPNRMEIDGVDEQQTTMIDDVSPAHGLSVTDPSEEGQDAETFNIAHRSAVDGSINNAAAPPNGGLGLSPTQATNNQNSPTLAPSPYAMYLRDRNAPATQSVLTTMPRDEDVLMSLQLLAYVSKYCNLRTYFQRSHLVPRLKIDRELHLLDEGADPTSPVEFEEEDEYLLPDDVNIFPLVEKFTVRHHSKDMQYWACVVMRNLCRKDESRGGIRQCAYYKCGKWEEFQRQFAKCRRCRRTKYCSKDCQKAAWVYHRHWCHTTP is encoded by the coding sequence ATGCGTGAAGTCAATTTTAGCATCCCGAATGTGAACAAGGCCTCGGTCaacatcaccaccaccctctaTGACCGGCGGGCCCTTGATTGCACATCGACTCTTCCACTCATCAACTCGCTCAACCACCTAGCATACCTCACGACCTCTTCAGCCCGCATCAGAGATATTCTCACCGTCGATGGCGGCATCGAACGACTGGTGTGTATCCTGAAGGAGGGCCGGAGCAAGGATTTGATGGAAATGTGGAAATGGAGCCTTGCCTTTCAATGCGTGGTCAACATCGGAGTACGCGGATCGGAAAGTGTACGGACAAGAGTTGTGGAGGCTGATATGGTCCCTGTGATCGCTACCATTCTGGACAATTACATCAAGGTTGTGGACAAGGTCCGGTCGCGCGCCGAGCCCGACTCACACAAGCACACTTCGGGTCGACATGCTGCCAAGACGACTTCCTCCGGTCGAGACGCCTCCGATCGCATCGCACCACCAGATTCCAACAATCACACCGAAACCCGCCCTCCCTCTCGTCGACAGGCTCCTCCGAGCATCGAAATTCCCCAGCCGTTTTACCAAGACACTCAACCGACCGACTCAGATGCCATGGACATCACCTCCCCGCCTCGTGCCCCAATGACCTCTCCCCCCGAAAGAAGTACCTTTCGCCATGATGTCCACAACCACCGCGCTCACGATGTGCGTTTGTCCCGAACAAGTCATCGGCTACGGGCCATGCAACCTCTTGCCACGGCTATGCCGTCGATCGATACCAACGAGACCTTTGGTCTGCGGCCCGTTCGCGATACTGAAAGGTTGCCCAGCATGCCACCTGGGCTGCAAACCGGGCTCATCTCACAACCTGACTCGCCGACCACACCCAGTGTAAATGTGCACTCCCAATCTCGAACCCCTCCACAACCAGTACCTGCTCCCCCGCATCCTATCATCCGACAGCAGCCATCGGCTTCAGGCGAGTCAGATGATGCAAATGGCGAGGATTCCGCCATGGGAGATGATGTTGTTCTGGGAGAAAATCCGGGCCCTATCGTGGCACTCCCAAATAGAATGGAGATCGACGGCGTGGATGAGCAGCAGACGaccatgattgatgatgtgTCCCCAGCACATGGTCTTTCGGTCACTGATCCCTCCGAAGAGGGCCAGGACGCCGAAACTTTCAATATTGCTCATCGTTCCGCGGTTGATGGCAGCATCAACAACGCGGCGGCTCCGCCAAATGGCGGTCTAGGTCTTTCGCCGACTCAGGCCACGAATAACCAGAATTCCCCTACCCTTGCCCCAAGCCCCTATGCCATGTATCTCCGTGATCGAAACGCGCCTGCTACGCAGAGTGTTCTCACCACAATGCCCCGGGATGAGGATGTTCTCATGTCGTTGCAGCTGCTGGCCTATGTGTCCAAGTACTGCAACCTGCGGACGTACTTTCAACGTTCTCATCTCGTCCCCAGGCTCAAAATTGACCGCGAACTGCACCTTTTGGACGAAGGTGCTGATCCGACCTCTCCTGTGGAAtttgaggaggaggacgaatATCTCCTCCCCGACGATGTCAACATCTTTCCTTTGGTTGAAAAGTTCACTGTGAGACATCACTCGAAAGACATGCAGTATTGGGCCTGCGTGGTGATGCGAAATCTTTGTCGCAAGGACGAGTCACGCGGCGGTATTCGTCAGTGTGCATACTACAAATGTGGCAAGTGGGAAGAATTCCAACGCCAATTTGCCAAGTGCCGTCGCTGCCGCCGCACCAAGTACTGTAGCAAAGACTGCCAAAAAGCGGCTTGGGTCTATCACCGCCACTGGTGCCACACAACCCCTTGA
- a CDS encoding Guanine nucleotide-binding protein subunit beta — protein sequence MQAKITAARREAEGLKDRIRRRKDELADTSLRQVAQGQTDTLPRIGMKPRRTLKGHLAKIYAMHWSTDRRHLVSASQDGKLIIWDAYTTNKVHAIPLRSSWVMTCAYAPSGNYVACGGLDNICSIYNLSSREGPTRVARELSGHSGYLSCCRFINDRRIITSSGDMTCMLWDIESGTKVTEFADHLGDVMSISINPTNQNIFVSGACDAFAKLWDIRTGKAVQTFAGHESDINAIQFFPDGNAFGTGSDDTTCRLFDIRADRELNSYHDQVLCGITSVAFSVSGRLLFAGYDDFECKVWDVLRGDKVGSLSGHENRVSCLGVSNDGISLCTGSWDSLWRDLGILDESDDSDVSPRRELCRLNDHDRRFDDSICVAVAPPRVPAAVTIPPTSDSMASPVP from the exons ATGCAGGCCAAGATCACTGCGGCCAGGCGCGAAGCTGAGGGTTTGAAGGATAGGATCAGACGCCGGAAGGATGAGCTGGCCGATACCTCTC TTCGTCAGGTTGCGCAGGGCCAGACCGATACCCTTCCTCGAATTGGGATGAAACCTCGTCGGACACTGAAGGGCCATCTCGCCAAAATCTACGCCATGCACTGGTCGACCGACCGCCGTCATCTCGTCTCGGCCTCACAAGACGGCAAGCTGATCATCTGGGACGCCTACACTACGAACAAGGTCCACGCCATCCCGTTGCGCTCCTCGTGGGTCATGACGTGCGCCTACGCGCCCAGTGGAAACTACGTGGCTTGCGGTGGTCTTGACAACATCTGTTCCATTTACAACCTGTCCTCGCGCGAAGGTCCCACTCGCGTTGCTCGGGAGTTGTCTGGTCACTCTGGTTACTTGTCCTGCTGCCGCTTCATCAATGATCGCCGCATCATCACTTCCTCTGGAGACATGACCTGTATGCTGTGGGATATTGAGTCCGGCACCAAGGTCACGGAATTTGCGGATCACCTCGGCGACGTGATGTCGATCAGCATCAACCCGACCAACCAGAACATCTTCGTCTCCGGTGCTTGTGATGCTTTTGCCAAGCTTTGGGACATTCGAACGGGCAAGGCTGTTCAAACCTTTGCCGGCCATGAGTCCGACATCAATGCAATCCAGTTCTTCCCCGACGGTAATGCCTTTGGTACCGGCTCTGATGACACTACATGCCGTCTCTTCGACATTCGGGCCGATCGGGAGCTAAATAGCTACCA TGACCAAGTTCTTTGTGGCATCACCTCGGTCGCATTCTCCGTGTCTGGTCGACTGCTGTTTGCTGGTTACGATGATTTCGAATGCAAG GTATGGGACGTCTTGCGGGGCGACAAGGTCGGCTCGCTGAGCGGACACGAGAATCGGGTGAGCTGCCTGGGTGTCAGCAATGACGGCATCAGTCTATGCACCGGATCCTGGGACTCTCTG TGGAGGGACCTCGGGATCCTCGACGAAAGCGACGACAGCGATGTTTCACCACGACGAGAGCTCTGCCGCTTGAACGACCATGATCGGAGGTTCGACGATTCCATTTGTGTGGCGGTGGCACCTCCCAGAGTGCCGGCTGCGGTCACGATTCCGCCCACTTCAGATTCCATGGCCTCACCGGTcccttga
- a CDS encoding Transcription initiation factor TFIID subunit 14 — MPDVKRTVRIVTEQHIIDKPSEVEGFPQRAWSIEIYLVNDKGEQVPANVFDKAVYRLHPSFGDRANQTFKKAPFRIQEEGWGEFDMTIDLVADKTHTVRHDLNFAQERYEAKHSITFRNPKPALLALLRESGPVPGDENGVKSKRGTTGEESVKKKKRTEKNVDMDKLADGLQKLNEDDLLQVVQMVHDNKSADSYTKNDAELGEFHVDLYTLPDALIKMLWEFTAERGAL, encoded by the exons ATGCCTGAC GTCAAGCGCACCGTCCGCATTGTCACGGAACAACACATCAT TGACAAGCCTTCCGAGGTTGAGGGCTTCCCGCAGCGTGCCTGGTCAATCGAGATCTATCTAGTCAACGACAAGGGCGAGCAAGTACCCGCCAATGTTTTCGACAAGGCCGTGTACCGACTGCACCCCAGTTTCGGAGACCGTGCGAACCAAA CTTTCAAGAAAGCTCCCTTCCGCATTCAAGAGGAAGGATGGGGTGAGTTCGATATGACTATCGACTTGGTCGCCGACAAGACTCACACGGTCCGCCATGACTTGAACTTTGCGCAAGAGCGTTACGAGGCCAAGCATTCGATT ACCTTCCGCAACCCGAAGCCGGCCCTTTTGGCCTTGCTGCGCGAGTCCGGTCCGGTTCCAGGAGACGAGAATGGTGTCAAGTCCAAGCGTGGGACCACCGGCGAGGAGAgtgtgaagaagaagaagcggacCGAGAAGAAT GTTGATATGGACAAGCTGGCCGACGGCTTGCAAAAACTGAACGAAGATGACCTGCTGCAGGTTGTACAAATGGTACATGACAACAAATCCGCAGACTCGTATACCAAGAACGATGCCGAGT TGGGTGAATTCCACGTGGACCTTTACACACTCCCGGACGCATTGATCAAGATGCTCTGGGAATTCACGGCCGAACGAGGTGCGCTGTAA
- a CDS encoding rRNA-processing protein EBP2, producing the protein MVKRSKLLQTLDAHRGRDYNAEKQKKMVKAAKKRKSTDQTPASAEVSSKKAEEKKIAESEDEEEEEEQAQVADGSDESDKEQEVEAEAENKENEDEEEEEEEEKEEEEEEEEEEKEEDILLSDLEEDEREDVVPHQRLTINNSAAIKTSLKRISFINQNTPFSEHNSLVSKEPIEVTDPNDDLNRELAFYKVCQAAAIQARGLLKKEGVAFTRPGDYFAEMVKNDEHMDKIKKKLYEEAAGKKAAAEARRQRDLKKFGKQVQVAKLQQRAKEKRDTLEKINTLKKKRKADSSAPTDDANDLFDVAIEESGKPEKRNREGGPNAKRQRRDQKFGFGGKKRFSKSGDAVSTGDMRGFSQKKMKAGASKRPGKSKRAAAKGRS; encoded by the exons ATGGTCAAACGAAGCAAGTTACTTCAAACTCTCGACGCCCACCGGGGCAGAGACTACAATGCtgagaagcagaaaaagatGGTGAAGGCGgcgaagaagcgcaagtctACCGATCAGACTCCCGCCAGCGCCGAAGTTAGCAGCAAGAAggccgaagagaagaagattgcAGAGtctgaggatgaagaggaagaagaggagcaggcTCAAGTTGCAGACGGTTCTGATGAGTCTGACAAGGAACAAGAGgtcgaggccgaggctgagaacaaggaaaatgaagatgaggaagaagaagaagaggaggagaaggaggaagaagaagaagaagaagaagaagaaaaagaagaagacattCTCCTATCAGAtctcgaggaggatgagcgaGAGGATGTCGTTCCTCATCAGCGTCTCACTATCAACAACTCTGCCGCGATCAAGACTTCCCTCAAACGCATCTCCTTCATCAACCAGAACACCCCATTCTCTGAACACAATTCGTTAGTGTCGAAAGAACCAATCGAGGTGACCGATCCCAATGACGACCTCAACCGAGAGCTTGCATTCTACAAGGTGTGCCAGGCTGCTGCCATCCAAGCGCGTGGTCTtctgaagaaggagggcGTCGCATTCACTCGCCCAGGCGACTACTTCGCCGAGATGGTCAAGAACGACGAGCACATGGAtaagatcaagaagaagctgtACGAAGAAGCCGCCggcaagaaggccgctgcCGAGGCTCGTCGCCAGCGTGATCTCAAGAAGTTCGGCAAGCAGGTGCAGGTCGCCAAATTGCAGCAGCGCGCCAAGGAGAAGCGTGATActttggagaagatcaacaCTCTGAAGAAGA AGCGCAAGGCTGATTCTTCTGCCCCTACTGATGATGCCAATGATCTGTTCGACGTCGCAATTGAGGAGTCTGGTAAGCCCGAGAAGCGCAACCGTGAAGGCGGCCCCAACGCCAAACGCCAGAGACGGGACCAAAAATTCGGCTTCGGTGGTAAGAAGCGCTTCTCAAAGAGTGGTGATGCTGTTTCCACCGGTGACATGCGCGGCTTCTCtcaaaagaagatgaaggcggGCGCTTCCAAGCGACCCGGTAAGAGCAAGCGAGCTGCCGCCAAGGGTCGGTCATAG
- a CDS encoding Ran-specific GTPase-activating protein 1, with protein sequence MSDVAETKPDPATQAPEADQPQTTTETATEKATEAAQTVKEAAVKTSDNVFSMFGGGPKKEEKKEDEEENDRSGSAKAQKEEKKDEDKEEDVEADKVVADASWVKTELKEVVETKTHEELEEQVFKMRAKLFKFDPESKEWKERGTGDVRLLKHKENHKTRLVMRRDKTLKVCANHYVVPEMKLSPNVGSDRSWVWNTTADVSEGEPEKQTLAIRFANSENANLFKEAFEKAQEENEKLFKAE encoded by the exons ATGTCTGACGTTGCCGAGACTAAGCCCGACCCCGCCACCCAGGCTCCTGAGGCCGATCAGCCCCAGACCACCACCGAAACCGCGACCGAGAAGGCTACCGAGGCTGCCCAGACAGTGAAAGAGGCTGCTGTGAAGACCTCTGATAACGTCTTCTCCATGTTCGGTGGAGGccccaagaaggaggagaagaaggaggacgaggaggagaacgaCCGCTCTGGCTCTGCCAAGGCccagaaggaagagaagaaggatgaggacaaagaggaggatgttgaGGCTGACAAG GTCGTTGCCGATGCCAGCTGGGTGAAGACAGAGCTGAAGGAGGTCGTTGAGACCAAGACCCACgaagagctggaggagcAGGTGTTCAAGATGCGTGCCAAGCTTTTCAAGTTTGACCCTGAGTCTAAGGAGTGGAAGGAGCGCGGTACCGGTGATGTGCGTCTGTTGAAGCACAAGGAGAACCACAAGACTCGCCTGGTCATGCGCCGGGACAAGACCCTCAAGGTCTGCGCCAACCACTACG TCGTCCCCGAGATGAAGTTGAGCCCCAACGTTGGCAGCGACCGCAGCTGGGTGTGGAACACCACCGCCGATGTGTCCGAGGGCGAGCCGGAGAAGCAGACTTTGGCCATTCGTTTTGCCAACAGCGAGA ATGCCAACCTTTTCAAGGAGGCGTTCGAGAAGGCCCAggaggagaacgagaagcTTTTCAAGGCTGAGTAA
- a CDS encoding putative tRNA pseudouridine synthase 1, whose product MSGEKIFEGCFAVHKPQGITSADVLRDLQRHFNPSKLFKPWLDAEKDFRKKESTFQKNRRRNRNKKIEVKIGHGGTLDPLATGVLIAGVGKGTKSLNEFLACTKSYETVVLFGAETDTYDRLGKIVRRAPYEHITREAVEKALDQFRGKIMQRPPIFSALRIDGKRLYEYAREGKMPPVEIKSRPVETVELKIVEWYEPGTHDYKWPEQEMTGDEKMIAEKLLDKEAELPVENEAADQESSAASKRKTPPPAESPAQEDQEVAKKQKVSEDNAAQAIAPASETEPTTSDSKPEDGSAEQTDKSRPQPPAVKIHMTVTSGFYVRSLAHDLGKAVGSCALMSELVRSRQAEFELKPENVLEYKDLEQGEEVWGPKVQNSLRTGSARERLRPRPRSKQKPGSNVE is encoded by the exons ATGTCGGGAGAAAAGATCTTCGAGGGCTGTTTTG CCGTCCACAAGCCGCAAGGCATCACCTCCGCCGATGTGCTCCGCGATCTACAGCGCCATTTCAATCCCTCAAAGCTCTTCAAGCCATGGCTCGACGCCGAGAAAGACTTccgcaagaaagagagtACTTTCCAAAAGAATCGCCGCCGCAACAGGAACAAGAAGATTGAGGTCAAGATCGGACATGGTGGCACCTTGGATCCCCTCGCGACAGGTGTGCTGATCGCCGGTGTGGGAAAGGGTACCAAGTCACTGAACGAATTTCTGGCCTGCACCAAGTCCTACGAGACGGTCGTTCTCTTCGGTGCGGAGACGGATACGTACGATCGCCTGGGCAAGATCGTACGTCGGGCACCGTATGAGCACATCACCCGCGAGGCGGTTGAGAAGGCCCTTGACCAGTTCCGGGGAAAGATCATGCAGCGCCCACCAATCTTCTCGGCGCTGCGAATTGACGGAAAACGATTGTATGAGTACGCGCGGGAGGGCAAAATGCCGCCCGTTGAGATCAAGTCGCGACCAGTCGAGACTGTCGAATTGAAGATTGTCGAGTGGTACGAACCGGGCACTCACGACTACAAGTGGCCTGAACAAGAGATGACTGGCGATGAGAAAATGATTGCAGAGAAGCTCCTTGACAAGGAGGCTGAGCTGCCGGTTGAAAATGAAGCCGCAGATCAGGAGTCATCCGCAGCCTCCAAGCGCAAGACGCCGCCCCCAGCGGAGTCGCCAGCGCAGGAGGACCAGGAAGTGGCTAAGAAGCAAAAGGTCTCCGAGGACAATGCCGCACAGGCGATTGCGCCCGCGTCGGAGACCGAACCGACTACCTCGGATTCAAAACCGGAGGATGGCTCTGCTGAGCAGACAGACAAGTCACGCCCCCAGCCGCCGGCCGTCAAGATTCACATGACGGTGACCTCGGGTTTCTATGTTCGATCACTAGCACATGACTTGGGCAAGGCCGTTGGAAGCTGCGCTCTGATGAGTGAGCTTGTTCGGAGCCGCCAAGCCGAGTTTGAGCTGAAACCGGAAAATGTGCTGGAATACAAGGACCTGGAACAAGGCGAGGAGGTTTGGGGCCCCAAGGTGCAGAATTCCTTGAGGACTGGGAGCGCAAGAGAGCGGCtaaggccgaggccgaggagcaAGCAAAAGCCGGGGAGTAATGTCGAATGA
- a CDS encoding Protein disulfide-isomerase tigA — translation MARLSFLLLGALSALSGFANASSAVKDLIPSNFDQVVLKSGKPALVEFFAPWCGHCKTLAPVYEELGAAFAFAEDKVTVAKVDADANRDLGKRFGVQGFPTLKWFDGKSDKPEEYQGGRDLESLTKWITDKTGIKPRGAAKEPSKVEFLNDATFKTVVGGDKDVLVAFTAPWCGHCKTLAPVWETLANDFALESDVVIAKVDAEAENARALAKEQGITGYPTIKFFPKGSTEPETYTGARSEEGFIQFLNSKTGTFRAVGGGLNSKAGTVAVLDKLVAEYVPTKDFEKLATEIKKAAKGLQDKYAQYYVKVADKLSANQEYASKELARLVKLVSKGGSAPEKLDDLVSRSNILRGFAGQAEPKDEL, via the exons ATGGCTCGTCTGAGCTTCCTTTTACTGGGCGCTCTGTCTGCGCTCAGCGGCTTCGCCAACGCCAGCTCCGCCGTCAAAGACCTGATCCCCAGCAACTTCGACCAAGTGGTCTTGAAGTCCGGCAAGCCCGCTCTCGTCGAATTCTTTGCTCCCTGGTGCGGCCACTGCAAGACCCTTGCTCCCGTCTACGAGGAGCTCGGTGcagcttttgcttttgctgaGGACAAGGTCACCGTCGCTAAGGTCGACGCCGATGCGAACCGTGACCTGGGCAAGCGCTTCGGTGTGCAGGGCTTCCCTACCCTGAAGTGGTTCGATGGCAAGAGCGACAAGCCCGAGGAATACCAGGGTGGACGTGACCTGGAGAGTCTGACCAAGTGGATCACCGACAAGACTGGCATTAAGCCTCGTGGTGCTGCCAAGGAGCCCAGCAAGGTTGAGTTCCTGAACGACGCTACCTTCAAGACCGTTGTCGGCGGTGACAAGGACGTCCTGGTCGCCTTCACTGCTCCGTGGTGCGGAC ACTGCAAGACCCTGGCTCCCGTTTGGGAGACCCTCGCAAACGACTTCGCTCTTGAGTCCGACGTTGTTATTGCCAAGGTCGACGCGGAGGCCGAGAACGCCCGTGCTCTGGCCAAGGAGCAGGGCATCACCGGATACCCTACCATCAAGTTCTTCCCCAAGGGCTCCACCGAGCCTGAGACTTACACTGGTGCCCGCTCGGAGGAGGGATTCATCCAGTTCCTGAACTCAAAGACTGGCACTTTCCGCGCCGTCGGTGGTGGTCTGAACAGCAAGGCCGGCACCGTTGCCGTCTTGGACAAGCTCGTTGCCGAGTACGTGCCCACGAAGGACTTTGAGAAGCTCGCCAccgagatcaagaaggccgccaaggGCCTCCAGGACAAGTACGCTCAGTACTACGTCAAGGTTGCCGACAAGCTCAGCGCAAACCAGGAGTATGCGTCCAAGGAGCTGGCTCGACTGGTGAAGCTTGTTAGCAAGGGTGGCTCTGCCCCTGAGAAGCTTGACGATCTCGTTTCGCGCAGCAACATTCTGCGTGGCTTTGCTGGACAGGCAGAGCCCAAGGATGAGCTGTAA